CCTGACTTGAGCTCACATTCTTTGTTGGTATAAAGTTTTATGGACTTCATGGAGAATTCATCATTTATGTgtataaaggcattttggtaaaagcATGAGGTGCATaagaatttatgattaattatttaggtttttttggatttgactaattaattaattggaactcactataactaattaattaattaggacatAGGGGGTTAGATTTAGTGAACCAAGTGAGccaaagtcacttaagcccataagAGACGCTATATTGACccttttagggtttagggttatCTATCCATCCATTCCATTTTTCCAAACCCTAGCTTCCCTTCGTCTATCTCCCTCTCAAGGAGTGTCGTCACTCTATATAAGTGTTAGGGATCAAAGGAGTGATTGGGTGAAAAATTCCTAGGTGTTTGAGATTTGTTATATGAATTGACATATAATCTAGAAACATTCAAATCAAAGATAATTTTTGAGCATATAGATCTAAGTTTTATTGCAATATGTTTTTGCTTCCATTGTTAGTAGATCTAGTGGCCCTAGGATCTAGAGAGCATTGactcttaattttgttttctaacaTACTTTACTACCCATGACTTGATTCAATTTCcctaaaattttccatttcataGTAAAtctaaacttaaatttttaaataattttaattaatgaataACTATCCAATGATTAATAGATTCAAACCATTATTCTATTCTCCATAGTCATATCTCCTCATTTAATGTTACATCAATGAAAGCCTCAAAGCAaacatattaatgaaaatacacaaaaacaaaacaatctaTACACAAAGGTACATGGAGTTTTACCATGGTTTGGCCAATCATGCCTACATTCACGAATGAGAGATATTATTACACTATAGAGAAAATTACAAAGGACTATCTTACTCTTTGTAAGTATAATTTGAACTTTGACACCCTTACTCCTTTGGTGTTTCCCATTTTTCCTCACATATATCTACACCCTAAATCATGAGCCCTCTTATTCCATTAGGTGTCTTCACTCTTCCTCGTATATGTATTCGGTACATATAATCTTCACAAGTCCATCTCCATTTGATCTCATAATTTTTCCCccttataacttaaaatatttatggaGATATTACtactaattttctttattctataagaaatataattagaataaggtatcaacttaaaaaatattttatataatacttttttttatatatataaagaaatatataccAAGTAGGAATCTGAGATACTTCAAacttttaaatcataaattcaaataattatgttttaacACAATTCCTCtctttttggtaaattttatttaccatttttttttatatatatatatcatgtgaATAAATTTTACTTTCCTTGGGagtctatttttcttttgtagatAATTATACTTAGTGCCACATCAGCAATTTACTCCCGCCAAATTGCTCTAACTGATTCAACTGCCAGATGAATCTaattttgatgatttgatttttcattacATCACTTTCATCATTCGTTATCAGGCTTAAGTTAAAAGGGCAAAAGATAATGGTTGACGTGGCATTGCATATCAATAAAAGGGCCAGTTTCAAGTTTCAACACTTGAAATGGTAATCAGTTTGACTCAAGAAAAAACCCTTCTCACTTTGTTCATTTGTGTATATGCCTTCACACTTGTGcttattttattactaaatCATACCAATCCAATACATTGCGTTCGGTTACAACAATCAAAAGTCTTCTTGAAATGAAGTactttcaaagaaaaattaaagatttgatgagacttagaaaatatttttaaaaaattaaaaaaaaaaagactttaatGCTtactaaaaaagtattttattgataatttttccAATTCTACGGCAGATAAATTAAAGCAAAATCATTTGGGTATGATTATATTAGATTATAGATGAATTCTGATAATGATACAGAAATCATGATGTTTGAAATCTAaacttaattatttgaatttcatttttgttggtGTTGGTACCTTCAACTTTGTTACCAATGCAAAATTATGACCTTTCCAATTCCCATAATGAAAATGCATTAAAAGCAATGAAAAATGTATGTGAAGTTCTTCTGACTCTTGGGTTCcgtatattgatttttaataccTCAATTGGTCAAAAAttgcaacttgcgaaattgaATGTCAAGCCATCATCAATGCTTTATTAATGGTATGATCCCAGCTTATACCAAACTTATCCACATGCAGTCCCCCTTGTGGCCACCAAGGCACTATCTTGCAAAACACACATGCTAGTATTTATGTATTTCGGATAAACATTTGACATAATATATGTTGATAAAAATACCTTTTAgctaatagtattttttttattaaaataaaaacatattaaatacaGAAGAAATCTATAACAACCTGCACTGCTTTGGGCCTAAAATGATCATCACAGTTTTAAAACGCATCCATAAAATTAAGAGTTCATACTTGGATAGTTTGAAGAATTTTTCCCCCTATCCAATATGAGACATTACAAAATTGCTCTGAAGTATACTAGCAAACATACAAACTAATTACTTCAATTCCctccattaaaataaattttacaattgGTGAAGCACACACAACACATAAATTACAGCTATATGAACATTTCCCATTATCAATTCTAGAAAACTATTGTATTTGGAGCAGCTACTTGGATTGAacttggaaagaaaattgataaaaaaagaaaaaatgtacaTATTCCAATCAAAACTAACACACTTAAGGCGTCCACCAGTGCAAGGGGCCATTAGAAGACTCAGCGGGCATTCTCCGTGTAAAAATGAATGATCTTCTCAGCAGCTTCGCCTTCATCTTTGCTTTCTTCTATCAACTTTGTAACCTGGGCCTTGGGCAGCCTCACTTTCACCCTCGTCACCCCAGGACCAGCGCTTGTTCCCGGACCATCAGACGCAACGTTGGTGGATTTAACGATTGAAAGGTCGGAGACAGATCTTCGCGACAACATCAGACACTCTAGCCGGTCCTTGGCGCTCATGTTGATGGCGGATCTTGCCCGCCTGTGGGCCTTCTCCTCGGGAGGCAGGGTTGGCAATTCTATTAGGAAGTATATTTTCTTGGGCTTCAGCTCTTGGTGAGGTTGCAATGGCTTTGCTCGAATACCGAAGTGCTTAACCGCCTCTGATTCTAACAATACGTGACCTGGATAGTCTTGAACTACCTCCATGGATCGCACCGGCGTCCTTAGCTTGAAGATTGTGCCATCAATCTTCATCACCTTTGCCTTCTTTCTTCCTCCAATATTGTTCCCCATCTCCTCTCCCACTTTCTACTAGTAGTAGAATTAACTGAAGTTATGGTTATATTATAcccccttatatatatatatatattttattttcccatgGAGCAAAGTGGTCTTTTGTGGTGTGAATTTGTGGAATTTTTGCTAGGATTCCCACTAAGAGGATGACATATGAATGGaggaaattcaattttatgacAACAGAATTGTCGTGAAGGTTAAAGCAACAAAAAGCAAGACCTTTATGTAACAGCTTGGACCTACCGCGGCCGTTGTTATCGGAGCCAAGCTTTCATACATTCTCATTAAGAAAAGTGGTGGCGGTGTTTTACATTATTGTCCTTTACATTGTTTTCAGTGGGCACTTGAAATGATTGGTATGTGGATAAGTCTGATAAGAAGCCTACACTACATTTATCATACGTGCAAATATGTCATTGGGGATGTACGCTTTCCATGGGCACCACATTATAACAGCTCAAATGTTATGGGCATTATGGGTACAAATTCTATTGGCTCTGCAGAGAAAGAGCCCACTTATAAGATTTCtccccatttttttaatttttttgtcacACCTTCAAATATTTTCTGTGAGGGTTTGTTTGATACGAGATAATAGGTAATGGAAatgaatatttcatttttatttctatttctagcttcttgaatgaaaatgaatttggtaattcTATTTCTAGTATTTAGATGAACTTAAGAATTTAATGttagaatgattatttgttttcattgtaatgtttgataataataggaatgagaataatgaataaataaattaataataatacccttacatatgatttaaaataattttttatctttattttaaaagaataaattttgagagtttttcttgttactaaataatataattaaaaaaaataatacatacttaataaataaaaaattaaccataaaaaaaatcatatgaccttaatatacaaatattcaattattatttttattaaaaaaaattgaataatttgtcatgctagGGAAgctataaaattatatttttccaaaaaaaagagaaaaaataaatttattataatatttaaattcttaaagttagaaaataattttcctatttccaagagagaaaataaatgaactcaaactttattctaattttcaataaatatcatatccaataaaattcataatcctaaaatatgcaaatattcatttattttttatcaaaattttgaataatttgtcatgcaaaataagctattgaattaaattttactaataaagaaaaaaattataaaacatttaaattctcaaaactAGCAAATACTTCTTTCCTATTtgcaaaagaggaaataaaaaaacataaacttcaTTCTAGATCCTAATATAAGTACCATATTGTTAGCTCAAGGGttctaatcgggttttgatgataacaaaccatggttaagtgacttattggtttaatggttaagaatctTAGACATAAACTCGAAAAtgcatcaaaggaccaaatggatataagatcgagacgcttggaagacttgtgatcataggaaactaatgtaagatgaatgcatgagtgcacttaggattttcacacgtttcatgcatcttagaaaactcggtttattctttaaaacttcgatttcattaaaacctgagtttttaactaatgtaccttaggcaaaatattttataattggcttaataattcacctaaagaccttgcctaagtgttagaaaagaaaggaattaaaaaaataggttttcggggccaaaaaggctcaactggtcgaggctatggccaaccggctcaaccggttaaGGAACCGATCGACTGGTTGACCTCGTCCGGTtaaggcaacggtaacctgtcatgcattaaatgctcaaacggctagtgaaccggtcgacctcTAGCTCGACCGAACGAGGTTatcttttgctgtttttgactcccgagcttagaaacctataaattgagagctccacttcatttattgacaagagaacacttgcattcaatagcctacctacctgttcttgatcaaaaagctctcatttctttcatagtgcattaaatcaccacttgcatatcctttagtgcactcttgtgtgtcatcctagctttgtcttgtatttgagttatccttaagctaggttgagagatcatttcttgtaaaaatttgaGTGTCAAAGCCTttaagaggtttgaatcttgaagagattgtgtaagagcccattggagttggaatccaagtgtaagaagattggaagcttggttgaagtttcaagttagtggaatcctcactcggttaggaaaTTGatgagagtggacgtaggcaaggaagtgtcaaaccactataaacccgagtttgaattatTTAGactctatttctttattttgcttatattgtgtttgaatttgttgtgattgaaaagatttaaaaaaaacccaattcaccccccccccccccccccccctcttttgtgtgtttttcttaactaagcatagccATTGTTTTCTCACATACCTATTAAAATCCACAACCTAAAATTATAGCCACCAAAATTAAGCcagcaaaataataaaaagttcaTAGAAAATTAgtgaaacaaaatatcaaaCCTAAAATTTCTATCAATCTAACCTAAAGATAATAAACCAACATGGATGTAGCATGGAAATTCATGAGGTTTGAAGAAGTTGTTTCACCCATTCAATGTTGCGATCTTCACCTAAATTGAACAAAAGTTTGACTTTCATCGGgtcatttataataatttgactTAACTTCAACACGTCTAACCTACTAAGATTGGGAAGTTTCTCCAATTCACCAACCACTCTATcttcccttttcattttttttgtttaaagttAGCAACAAGGCTCTCTAATGCATAGCATGTCCTTATCATCACATCAATTAAAGTCATGTCATCATTCTTTGCTCTTTTCCAATGAGATTGTGATGAATAGTCGATTGTATTTGGAGTGGATGCAGTTGTATGAGTATGAGAGGCATCGATTTCTAAGTCATCAACTCCAATGTCTTTTCTTGCTTCATCTTGATCTAACTCCTTCAAAATATCGATAGTTAATATGACTCAAATTTTCCATTATCATGAtctttatcaaaaacaaaatcatcaaaatgtaGAAATGGTTTGAGTCTTAAACCATTAGCTTCTTTATGCCcttataaaatatacaaaaaataattagcatCTTTAACATAAAAGTTACTAACTTAAAGAAATAATATTCTTATGCCATATTAgtttgaaaacaagaaaattgatatataaaaGGGCCTATATGAATTTTTATGATCACTTTCAACTATAGCTCTGGTAGATAccgaaaaagaaagaatatgtCATGCATTACAATGTAAGTGATATTCAggcatataaaatatataatatattgaaaGCAAAAGAATATACCAATgcatcatataaattaaaaagatatggaataaaaatacaagataGGAAGTATTGTAGATATATTTACTTTGACCTAACCTTCAAATACATCTTGATCATATAAAACCATTTTGTCTCTTTTGTCCTTAGAAAACCCACTACCATGGGTTAGCATATCCATTATGAcattgaatcttttttttttttttttttaagtcttcaCACGTGATTCAATATGTGGACTTGTTTTAAGTCCACTATTTCAAAGCTTTTCCTCTAGCATCTTCTCCACTTGTAAAAATGCTCTTGGTTTAAACCCATTATCACATTTTACCTTCCCTGAAATAAACAACTCAACAAGACACTCAACCAATTTTTCATTATGATCACTAGTTGTCCATACTTGTTTGTTTCTTCCACGCCCCCTTATCTGACCACTTGATGTAGATACCATcctatatttcaaaaatatcaaattatataattatattttaagaacaaatataatataaagacaattatAGTAAGTGCAATCTAACTATATCTcaaattttacaataaaatgaCATTATCAATTACAATTCAAATTAGTTCATCATATAATAATCTTAACAACccattcaaaatttgcaaatgaTAAGTCTAAAACATCtaatagatttttcttttctaaaataataacatattaCAACGTTGTCCATTCATTAAACATTTGAATTGCTAAATTTCTTCTCTAAGCATTCCATTGATCTAATGATTCAATTATAGTTATTGGTTCACCTACAACTTGGTGGTCTTGCACATCCAAATCTTGTTCCAATGGGTTCATAGGCATCTCTTTTATGAGATTATGAAGAAAACAAGTAGGAATGATTTCATACTGTGTCTTCACTCCAATGTAGTTTGAGCAAACCAAAACATCTCTCAACAACATTTCTTGCTACAAAATGCTTCATGTTGAAAAACTCTTCATGAGTTGTTGGCATGTATCCCTCTCTTTAATCATTGAGATGATATCTTTGTCCTCTATATGGGGTAAGAAATCCTTCTTCATTTGTATAGCCAACATCAACAAAACagtaataacttaaaatgaatattccaaaatatatttaaaaaattaatcatatattaaaaaaaaaaaaaatcaatagtttCTAGGAAACACATAGTGATTATATGGAATTGTTAGTCTATTTCTTTTACTAATTGCATCTCGAAGCACTTAGGAATCAGAGGCTGATCCTTCCCAACTTGGCAATATATAAATAAACCGCATGCCCTAAGAACAAACTCCTAAGACATTTATTACAATTCCATTCTTCCTCACTCAATATCTAGGTTTGTCTTCCTTAAGCACATTTACTTGAATGTGTGTTCCACTTAAAGCTCCTAAGCAATTCTATTCAAATAAAAGTATTAGGATCAGTAtagtatgaattaattaaatctaTACAAACCAAATTCAATACCTTAAaccatttccatttccatttccatttccatatCTTATCTATAAAGTTCTTAGAGATCGATTTTGGTTTTTTGAGTAACACTCCTTATAGGCAAATAACCTCATTCAATACTACATTCAAATTCCTACTAACAATTTCTCCAAACCTTAAGAATCGAAATTTTATAACTTGATTCTTTGTacaagaatatgaaaaaaataatgcaaaccATTTATTTTCATCAACATATCTTAAATCCTTTAGTTTACCACCAGTACGAAGTATAGAACATGATGTATTGAAAGTATGTCTATCCATCCTAAGTTGCTCCATACATGCTATGTCACTCccataaataaattgattaagATTTTCAACtcataaaaatactttatttataGGCCTTTCCGTCAATGTCTACTTCTGATCATAACACTTCCTTATAATATGAGAAAGTGCAGTAAACATATTAAGTATGTTCACTATGACATATAGAATCATGGTAAGTTGTTTTCTCCCTTCCATCTCAATAAGGTTTATAGTTGTACAAGAGTCCTAATCACAAAGGTGAAAAAAACATtgcatatttttaataagaaaaaaaaaacattacatgtaatttatctaataaattatagaaaaaagttGTGTTAGTAAAGGTACAACCGTAGAAGAGAAATTCCACCAAGATAAGATTATCTCAAATTCTAGCTTTCAATAAGGAAACGTTGTGGCAGGTTTAGTTTTTCCGTAAGACAACTTAatcatatttcatttatttgtcaatGGCCATGATATTTTCCTAGTTGCTGTTAgaaatataaagagagagatttAGAGTACTCACTTGTCAAGGTTAAAAGATTCATCCACAATAATAACCATCActcaataataataaccacccctcaacaataataacaacctAACAAGAATCAAGAATGataattaagaaaattcaacaaaaaaaacaccaaatatAATGTGGAGAAACTCTCCAAATGGAGGTAAACAACCGAAGAAAATTTCTTCCACTTCAATAAATGGGGATACAATAAATAAGTCCTTAAGTTTCTTCACCttgaaaacatatataaatatctcaatGCTTGCGATGAGAATCCATTACCCTAGGAAAACATGAATAGAAAGAAATCAGGGAGAAAACATACCACATGAACTTCCCCAAAAGATTGATGAAAGAACCTGCAACTTCATCTTGAGCCTTAGAACAGTGCTCATAAAacaaccctaatttttttttctcaatcaaatCCCCTTCTCTCTTATAATACCAAAGACCTAATgctatttatatatatctatatttggATTTAGGAaatacccaaatataaaatagccTAATATATGGGCTCAAGGTTGGACAAAAATAGCCCAACAATCTCCCCCTCTAGCACATGAGAGAGGAATGTCAATCTATCACTCCATCACATGGAGTTCAATTTTGTTGTCCCAATGCACAATTGAAGTTTTTGCTTAGGGACAACCTTTGTCAACATGTTTGAGGCATTCTTGTTTATGTGAATCTTCTTCAACTTAGCTGCATTTTATTCAACCATATCCTTTAACCACTAGAACACCTATTTgtttttcaatgattttcttcttttaggaAGTTGTACTAACTCATAGGTTTCATTTTTctacaaggaatccatctcatcttgCATAGTTCTCAATCAATTGCTAGTATCTTCATGAGACTTAGCTTCCAAAAAAATTTGTGGTTTCCCCTCATTAATTACTAACATGTACTCAAAACAAGGATATCTAGTAGAAAGACAATGCTCTTTAGTAGACCTCCTAGCCTGGAGTATCAAATCCTCCTACCTCCTACTCCTCATGCTCAACTAGTTCTTGTGTAGGTATGCCACGTGCACTATCATCTCTTGGTAGCTTATCAATTTCTTCCTCCTCATTTTTAGGTTGCTCTAATGATAGAGGAATAGGTACCAACTCTATGAAGTCATCACTTGTACATTTAGATTGATTAGCTTTATCAAAATCTCCTGACGTTTAATCCTCTTGGAAGACCACATCTCTACTTCTCACCAATTTCTTCTTGGTTGGATCCCACAATCTGAATCCAAACTCTTCATTACCATACCCAACAAAGACATATGGAACTGCCTTATCATCAAGTTTGGATCTCTGTTCTTTGGGAATGTGTACAATAGTTTTACATCCAAAGACCCTTAAATAGGAATAGGAAACATATATTCTTGTCCATGCCTTCTCTGGACATGATGGAGATTTGTTTATCAAATAGTAGGCAATCTTAGCAGCTTCACCCCAAAATATCTTAGACAACTTTGCAGTCTTCGACATACACCTAACCCTCTTAATGGTGATGTGATTCATCATTTCAACCACACCATTATGTTGTGGAGTGTTAGGAACTATTTTCTCATGCTTTATACCATTCTTAGTGCATTAAGTTCCAAACTCCCTTGAGGTATACTCACCTCCATTATTAGACATGAGACACTTCAATTTCCGTCCAATCTCTCTTTCATCCATGGCATAAAACTGTAGAAAATACTGAAAGACTTGATCATTtgatttgagaaaataaatccaTAACTTCCTTGTAGcatcatcaataaaaatgataaagtaCCTGTTTCCTCCAAGAGTTCCCACATCCATAGGGCCACAAACATCAGAGCATACTAAATCTAACTTCTCTAACTTCTTCTTAGATTTGCTACTAAAGGACATCCTATGTTGTTTTCCGATCAAGCAATGATCACAAGAAAACAAGGATTCATTTTTGGCCAAGGGAATTAAGAACTCTCTTGCCAAAACTTGCAATCCTTTCTCACTCATATGCCCCAACCTTTTATGCCATAACTCTAAGGAAGTACCCTCTATAGCATATAACTAATCATTAAAAACTTTCCCTTAGGTCTTGTACAAAGTGAAACATGCTTCTCCTTTTGTAACAACCAATGAGACCTTAGtaagcttccatttgcttttgcCAAAGTGGTTTTCATAACTGATTAGAGCCATAAATTGTGCTTTAATGGACATACAAGAATGAATTATGTAAATGTAAAGGTTCAATTCACTCAACTTAACTTGAATTATTGCTAAGACCCTAACCATGGATCTAACATATATCTCGAACTAAATCTAAGGTTTAAAGGATGAAAAGAATGCAAGTTGGAGAAGTCATTTTCAGTCATAGTGGAAACAAGACTACATATGCTTAGAACAAGCTCCAAGAGTGTGAAGTATGAGGAAAGTTTCAACAAATGAAAGTGGAGCAATTCTTAGCATgagagaaagaaatgaaggtTGTGGAAAGagttggagagaaaaaaaaatcatgagaaaAAAGTTTAAAGGATATGGCTTGAAGTTCATACATTCCAATTGGAACTCAAATTCTAGCAACAACATATACTATGAATTTGAGGTgatattttgagtattttcttgGATTATTGTTAGGCATGCAATACATCATTttgaagctcaagaagtcaggaatccaatgctttaaacaaTATGAAGATCGGAggtgaaatgaggaagatatagATAATTGAAGAAAACTGCGCAAAGAGGAATCAAAGGAGTGTCAATTTTGCAtgaacttgcaaaattttcgcatgatCGTGTGAAATGGACTAGAGAGCTTGTTTTGTAGCAATTTGGAAATTAGTTTCACATGAACATATGAATTTTCACATGAACATGCGACTTTTCGCAAATGCATCAGAATGATGTTAGAATGCTACCAATCCATTTATATTTTGCATGACCATGAGATACGGATTATCCTCATGCAAAATTAGCATCTTTTCATAAAAGCTCCCGTGACTCAAATTTTTACAGCTTTTATTAAGAGCCCTTGATTTGGAAAGAAGATTTTACATACTCTCTAGGATCTTGCCATGTGTTAACTTAACTTTTAGTCTATAAATAGGACATTATAGTTCATTTTTAGGAGTTCAGAGAACTATTGAATGTTCTTGGATTTTCTTAGAGATAGAAAACAACATTGAAGATTCTcggtttgttttatttattttaatcaaaattttctattttcttttattcaataatggttctttattcttcttttataGATTGTGTAAATGAAATCACTACCATGAGAGGCTACAAAGCCATCTTGAGgtgtgaaacatgaaaacctagggTTAAAGCTAAGGAAAAACAATGGGTAGAATCGAACtaaaaatggaatgaatgaaGAGTTGAGGCATAATagatgaaaatagaaatatccTCTAATGTTAGTTTGAATTAGGGAATGGTACAATTGCTCATTCCTTGATTCTagggattcttggtaattcttaaTACCTAGTTACCTAAGGTTTTTCTATTGTTATTTACCTTAAAACAAATTTACATAGAGTGGTAAAGGCCTAACTCCTAGAcctaaacttaattttcatacccatttatctatttggtatttcagtaatggaataaaatattaaaagttaggaTACAGATGCAACCCTAAGTTGTGGAACTCAAGTTGATCTTGTTTGACCCCACATTCTCAATACCCTGAGACTAATTAAAATTGATACCCTTATTTTGCCTAAGGCCCAATACCcaaagttggattgtggaaccCCCAATCTTGAATCatttgaattagaaatcaaTCATTCTTTGCTATTTATTTaaggtttattttattaaattcaattttgttcaaatcaaatttttattttttccaattcaaGAATTTAGCAAAAAACAATCTTTTAGACCTAGTTTGACAACTTCCATAGGTCAGTCCTTGAAGACGATACCCGGAGTACTATAAAAGTTGTAGTGACTCATTCTCTTGTTTTTCTTGACCAAAGTTGCTACGTAATTTAGGCTTGGTATTTTGGACAAATAAGAATTAAGGTCAATAACTTGCTTGTCCAAGACAAAACTTGACACCAGATTAAAGCGTAA
Above is a genomic segment from Vitis riparia cultivar Riparia Gloire de Montpellier isolate 1030 chromosome 14, EGFV_Vit.rip_1.0, whole genome shotgun sequence containing:
- the LOC117930934 gene encoding uncharacterized protein At1g66480-like; this encodes MGNNIGGRKKAKVMKIDGTIFKLRTPVRSMEVVQDYPGHVLLESEAVKHFGIRAKPLQPHQELKPKKIYFLIELPTLPPEEKAHRRARSAINMSAKDRLECLMLSRRSVSDLSIVKSTNVASDGPGTSAGPGVTRVKVRLPKAQVTKLIEESKDEGEAAEKIIHFYTENAR